In Cicer arietinum cultivar CDC Frontier isolate Library 1 chromosome 1, Cicar.CDCFrontier_v2.0, whole genome shotgun sequence, one DNA window encodes the following:
- the LOC140918763 gene encoding uncharacterized protein, producing the protein MGTNLAKEILLSRSRAQKEFETDFNSMDTTISCGSNFQGEYTNAKIKEVQIRSKMNCVASLYTVEGFFATYYVLEEVSIGDRPRGIFCRHVLFVCTQERVKNVAEKYILTRWKKNIKRKHSYIKSNYDVKELKPQIDMFDKLCKHFYEVVAVSEDGTKALHEILYQFNSNEPTMDTTNNNVKRSYIDTSSPNNDNEIRSPLRIKRKSRPPSKRKRFIVEKVGKRLRNRTNQRNDRESTIESHTKIVRNQNESKST; encoded by the exons ATGGGTACCAACCTTgctaaggaaatacttttgagCAG AAGTCGAGCACAAAAAGAATTTGAAACAGATTTTAATTCGATGGATACTACAATTTCTTGTGGTTCAAACTTCCAAGGTGAATACACTAATGCCAAAATTAAGGAAGTTCAAATTAGATCTAAAATGAATTGTGTTGCTTCCTTGTATACTGTGGAGGGTTTCTTTGCTACATACTATGTGTTGGAGGAGGTGTCAATTGGAGACAGACCAAG AGGTATTTTTTGTCGCCATGTGTTATTTGTGTGTACTCAAGAGAGGGTTAAAAATGTGGCAGAGAAGTATATATTAACACGatggaagaaaaatattaaaagaaaacatTCATATATTAAGAGCAACTATGATGTGAAAGAATTGAAGCCACAAATAGACATGTTTGACAAATTGTGCAAGCATTTCTATGAAGTTGTTGCAGTGTCTGAAGATGGGACTAAGGCACTCCATGAAATATTATATCAATTTAATTCAAATGAGCCCACCATGGATACTACAAATAACAATGTTAAAAGAAGTTATATTGATACTTCAAGTCCAAACAATGATAATGAAATTCGCAGTCCTTTGAGGATTAAGCGTAAAAGTCGTCCTccatcaaaaagaaaaagatttataGTTGAAAAAGTCGGAAAGAGATTAAGGAATCGAACCAATCAAAGAAATGACAGAGAATCTACCATT GAGAGTCATACTAAAATAGTGAGAAATCAGAACGAAAGTAAATCGACATAG